TTTTTAAGTAAATTCCTTACTTCTTAAACTAGATTTTATTTTATCTAAAACAAGTAGTATATAAACCAATCCAAAAGAAACCATAACAGCGGCTGCAACAATTCTGATTTTCATAAACAAAAAATATAATACTAAGTCTAGTATTAATATCAGTCCTACCATATTCTTTGAATTCACTATCTCTTCATCTGTCAAAGGTTTATTAGGACTCACCCTGGGAGATACCCTATATATTAGAATGGCTATAATAAGTGTTACTAGAGTAAACAAGGAATAGTAAGACGTGAAGAAAATTACTTTATCAATAATAAAAGAACATAAGATTATTGATATAACAGATAGTATAGTGCATACAGTCCTCGTTTTTGCATGATAGCCACCTGTATAGGACCTCAAAGGGTAGATGAAAACAATAAGAAGTATCGTTTTCCCAGCAATTCCCAAAAATCTCGAAATAATTAAAATCAAGAATAAATTCAATAATGTAAGCCCAAGGCTTTCAATAGCATATTCTATTTTATTTATATCTCTAGCATCTAGCAGATTATTATTTATCAGATATCTAAACCAGCTTTGCATTAATTTTTAGGGAATTTAGGTTGATATGCAATAGCTATACATGTACTTCTTGGAAGCTATTATAAAAATCAATTCTAATAGTTTAATTATTAATGAACTGAAGTAAAACATTACATCACCTCAAAGCTTATTTAATTTCAATTTTAGTATAACATAATATGTATGTTACTATTCTTGACTTGTCATAAGATGCTTTTTAGTTGTCATTAAACGCAAAAAAGAGGATTTTTTTCGAATCTCCTCTTTTTTATAAATTTCTCCTCTTTTTTTATAATTACTAAGTATTGATAATTAGTTTTATTTTTGCATTTAAAGTATGGTCGTTTTGCACAAGTACAAATGTACCATTATATTTTTTTACTATTTCGTCTATCCTTTTTAAACCGTAGCCATGCCCTGTATCATTTTTAGTCGTTGTGATATACTTTGCGTCTTTTATTTCTAAATCATGTTTAACAGGATTAGTAACTTCTATGATTAGCAGCTGCTCTTTAAGTGTTATTCTTATATCTATCCATCTATTGACCTTTAGTTTTAGGTTTGCCTCAATAGCATTGTCTAAAAGGTTTCCCAACAGTACAAAAAAATCATATGCATCCATAAACGGATTAGCAGGGACAAGTATGTCCAGATTAGGCTTTATATCCTGTTTCTTCATTTCACCTATTTTATAGTTGAGCAAACTGTCTACATCCCTATTTGAGGTATTTACATACGAAGTTCCTAATTCAGATATATAGTATTTATTCAATACCTGCTGTATTTCATCTATTTTATTACCTTCTACCAAGTCATTTATCATTATTACCATATTCTTAAAATCATGTCTCAATTTCATAGTCTTTTCATTTTGATAATTCATAAGATCCAATTCTTTTTTATAAAGCTCATTTTGTATGCGAATAAATTCCATTTCATACTTATCTTTTGTGGATTTAATTATCAAACTATAACTATAAAGAATTATTATTATAATCATCAAGCCCAATGATCCTATCAATAGCCTGGTTATAGGATGTTCCAAAGATTGAATCATAATAATTGTCAGTACAGTTATTAAAATATATGGAAGTAATAACATTATTCGTCTAGGATTCTTTTCAATGTTCTTGATTCCATATATTTTAAATCTTTTTATAAGAAAATATATCAGCAGTCTAAGTATTAAGACTAATATAAAGGCAAAATATGTTTCTATTTGTGGTGTTCTAAACCAATAAAAATCAAAGACCCCCGAAATCAGCACCATTAAGAATTCAGATACAGTTAAAGTAGTCAATATAATAATTGCTGTATCTATTCTCATGGAGATGTCACAAACATAGACATAGGTTAATAAATATATGGAAGCAGAAGTAGTAATAAATTGTATTATAGGTATTTTAACAAGCAAGAAAACAAGTGTATTAATAAAGAGGTGTATAGTATAATACAAAACCTTATATTTAATGCCCTTTGACTCAATCAATATTGCATCCATAGTAAGCATTAGTATTAAAGTTCCAATTACCTGAAAAGCTAGAAAAAACATTGTAAACTGATTCATTCTATTCTCTCCATTACATCATGATAGTATTTTCTGCCTATCTCGAAAGATTCACCATTTTTTAGTATGACTCTGTCACTGGTCATGCCTGAGATTTGACCGATTTGGACTACTGTGTTTTTGTTGATCCTAAGAAACTTTCCCTCAGGAAGTTCGCTGCAAACATGACTCAGACTTCCATTGAACTCATAGATTGCATCTATGGTTATAAGCGATACCCTTCTCACGTTGACGGTGAAATAAACTATATCCTTAACCAATACCTTTTTTTCTATTCTGTCTTCTACAAATGTATATATTAAATCACTACTAACTATAATATTCATTAGTTTATCCAGTTCTTTATAGATGCTTTCACTATCAAAGGGCTTCACAATATAGCCTAAAGCCCAATTATCATAAGCCTTTGGCATGTAGCCGGCATGGCTTGTAATGTAGATTATTTGAGTGTAGTAGTTATTAAGTTCAATCCTTAATTTGTGTCCAAGTTCTATTCCGTTTAACTCTCCCATTTCAACATCAAGGAACATGGCATCGTATTTAAAGCTGGGATTCTGTTCCAGTTCTGCTTTATATGAATTTAGAAAATCCTCCGCTGATTTAAAGCCATCAACCGAGATATTTAGGTGTTTTTCAACTGAGTATTGATTTATTATCTCATAACTCTTTAAGATGATAGAATTATCATCATCGATCACTGCTATATGCATAATTACCAACTCCTATGATAATTAAATCAAAATAATTAATTGTACATAAATATTTTATAATTTTACTCAAACTATTTCAACAAAAAATCTATTCGATATATCCATCCCGCTTGGGGTAAATGCAATTCTTTCATCGGTCATAAACATATGTCCTTCTCTTATAAAAAGATCAATATACTTTTTATATTCACTATAAAAATCTACGCCAAAGATTTTAATGTATTCTTTTAAATTAATACCTTCGACGAGTC
The sequence above is a segment of the Peptoniphilaceae bacterium AMB_02 genome. Coding sequences within it:
- a CDS encoding ATP-binding protein, which produces MNQFTMFFLAFQVIGTLILMLTMDAILIESKGIKYKVLYYTIHLFINTLVFLLVKIPIIQFITTSASIYLLTYVYVCDISMRIDTAIIILTTLTVSEFLMVLISGVFDFYWFRTPQIETYFAFILVLILRLLIYFLIKRFKIYGIKNIEKNPRRIMLLLPYILITVLTIIMIQSLEHPITRLLIGSLGLMIIIIILYSYSLIIKSTKDKYEMEFIRIQNELYKKELDLMNYQNEKTMKLRHDFKNMVIMINDLVEGNKIDEIQQVLNKYYISELGTSYVNTSNRDVDSLLNYKIGEMKKQDIKPNLDILVPANPFMDAYDFFVLLGNLLDNAIEANLKLKVNRWIDIRITLKEQLLIIEVTNPVKHDLEIKDAKYITTTKNDTGHGYGLKRIDEIVKKYNGTFVLVQNDHTLNAKIKLIINT
- a CDS encoding LytTR family DNA-binding domain-containing protein, producing MHIAVIDDDNSIILKSYEIINQYSVEKHLNISVDGFKSAEDFLNSYKAELEQNPSFKYDAMFLDVEMGELNGIELGHKLRIELNNYYTQIIYITSHAGYMPKAYDNWALGYIVKPFDSESIYKELDKLMNIIVSSDLIYTFVEDRIEKKVLVKDIVYFTVNVRRVSLITIDAIYEFNGSLSHVCSELPEGKFLRINKNTVVQIGQISGMTSDRVILKNGESFEIGRKYYHDVMERIE
- a CDS encoding accessory gene regulator B family protein, whose amino-acid sequence is MQSWFRYLINNNLLDARDINKIEYAIESLGLTLLNLFLILIISRFLGIAGKTILLIVFIYPLRSYTGGYHAKTRTVCTILSVISIILCSFIIDKVIFFTSYYSLFTLVTLIIAILIYRVSPRVSPNKPLTDEEIVNSKNMVGLILILDLVLYFLFMKIRIVAAAVMVSFGLVYILLVLDKIKSSLRSKEFT